One genomic region from Streptomyces sp. NBC_00457 encodes:
- the rimP gene encoding ribosome maturation factor RimP — MSTTQSERLRELLEPLVTSQGLDLEEIAVDSVGRKRVLRVVVDSDEGADLDAVADVSRVLSAKLDETDAMGQGEYTLEVGTPGAERELTEHRHYLRATGRLVKFQLAEDGELVARLLTVDDEGVDVEVPGVKGRKATARRLAFADIVKARVQVEFNRKDNKDMKEEEEEA; from the coding sequence ATGAGCACCACCCAGAGCGAGAGGCTGCGAGAACTGCTCGAACCGCTCGTCACCTCCCAGGGCCTGGATCTCGAAGAGATCGCAGTGGACTCGGTCGGTCGCAAGCGGGTGCTGCGCGTGGTCGTCGACTCCGACGAAGGCGCCGATCTGGACGCCGTCGCCGATGTGAGCCGTGTGCTCTCGGCGAAGCTCGACGAGACGGACGCGATGGGCCAGGGGGAGTACACCCTCGAGGTCGGAACCCCCGGTGCCGAGCGCGAGCTCACGGAACACCGCCACTATCTGCGTGCCACAGGCCGCCTCGTGAAGTTCCAGCTCGCCGAGGACGGAGAGCTGGTCGCCAGACTCCTGACCGTGGACGACGAGGGCGTGGACGTCGAAGTACCCGGTGTGAAGGGCCGCAAGGCCACCGCGCGCAGGCTCGCCTTCGCCGACATCGTCAAGGCCCGGGTGCAGGTGGAGTTCAACCGCAAGGACAACAAGGACATGAAGGAAGAAGAGGAGGAGGCGTAG
- a CDS encoding ferritin-like domain-containing protein — protein MSEAKDADLKALQAALAAEHAAVYGYGVVGGRIDEGRRTEARAAYDAHRARRDALARAVRDLGGTPVAAAAGYALPFAVPDSSAAVRLAAELEDRVAGVYSDLVRATDGTRRRTAAEALREAAVRAVRWRGESVAFPGLAERTTATASATPTA, from the coding sequence GTGAGCGAGGCCAAGGACGCGGACCTGAAGGCGCTCCAGGCGGCACTGGCGGCCGAGCATGCCGCCGTGTACGGCTACGGCGTCGTCGGCGGACGGATCGACGAAGGACGTCGTACGGAGGCCAGGGCGGCGTACGACGCCCACCGGGCCCGGCGGGACGCGCTGGCGCGCGCGGTGCGGGACCTGGGCGGGACGCCGGTGGCCGCGGCCGCGGGCTACGCACTGCCCTTCGCCGTGCCGGACTCCTCCGCGGCCGTCCGGCTCGCCGCGGAGCTGGAGGACCGGGTGGCCGGGGTCTACTCCGACCTGGTGCGCGCCACCGACGGCACGCGGCGGCGTACGGCCGCGGAGGCCCTGCGGGAAGCGGCGGTGCGGGCGGTGCGCTGGCGCGGCGAGAGCGTAGCCTTCCCTGGGCTCGCCGAGCGGACCACCGCGACGGCGTCGGCGACGCCCACGGCGTGA